A region from the Candidatus Latescibacter sp. genome encodes:
- a CDS encoding tyrosine recombinase, producing the protein MRTFLEAFITFISAQKNYSIHTVDAYRRDLYQYLGYLGMKTGSDEAGIEYFTRNGIREYLYVLSTMGLTKKSIARKLASLKSFGKYLAAEGIIEKNPAAEVRTPRLEKKEPVFLSLREAELSMEKPEGETLAGSRNRAILELFYGCGIRLSELHGLDTGNVDFHEGSIRVLGKGKKERIVPLGRKAALALKSYLPYRNDHLVKKGCSGEKAFFISIRGGRLGRRRIEFVVSRYLRMVSEKEHLSPHVLRHTFATHMLDNGADLRAVQELLGHSSLSTTQIYTHVTMDRLTQAYRQAHPRA; encoded by the coding sequence ATGCGCACATTCCTGGAAGCATTTATCACGTTCATCAGCGCTCAGAAGAACTATTCCATCCATACGGTCGATGCCTACCGGCGCGACCTGTATCAATACCTCGGGTATCTGGGCATGAAAACCGGCTCCGATGAAGCCGGGATCGAGTATTTTACCCGTAACGGCATCCGGGAATACCTGTACGTTCTCTCCACCATGGGGTTGACGAAAAAGAGCATCGCCCGAAAACTTGCTTCTCTCAAATCGTTCGGCAAATACCTTGCGGCTGAAGGAATCATCGAAAAGAATCCTGCCGCAGAGGTAAGAACCCCACGCCTGGAAAAGAAGGAGCCGGTTTTTCTGAGCCTGAGGGAAGCGGAGCTTTCCATGGAAAAACCAGAGGGGGAAACCCTGGCCGGCAGCCGTAACCGGGCTATTCTCGAGCTTTTCTACGGGTGCGGGATACGGCTTTCCGAGCTTCACGGGCTCGATACGGGGAATGTGGACTTCCATGAGGGCAGCATCCGGGTTCTCGGCAAGGGAAAGAAGGAACGCATTGTCCCCCTGGGCCGTAAGGCGGCGCTGGCGCTGAAAAGCTATCTCCCCTATCGGAACGACCATCTGGTGAAAAAAGGGTGTTCCGGCGAAAAGGCCTTTTTCATAAGCATACGCGGCGGCAGGCTGGGACGGCGCCGGATCGAATTCGTGGTTTCACGCTATCTCCGTATGGTTTCGGAAAAAGAGCATCTGAGTCCCCATGTCCTGCGGCATACGTTTGCCACCCATATGCTCGATAACGGAGCCGACCTGCGCGCTGTGCAGGAATTGCTCGGGCACTCGTCCCTTTCAACCACCCAGATCTATACCCATGTCACCATGGACCGGCTCACTCAGGCGTACCGTCAGGCTCACCCGCGGGCTTAA
- the hslV gene encoding ATP-dependent protease subunit HslV, translating into MKNERIYGTTIIGVRRDGKVALGGDGQVTYGETVIKSSAVKVRRLYNDTIIAGFAGATADAFALFEKFEAKLEEFSGNMPRAVVELAKDWRTDKILRQLEAMLVIMDKQHSYIVSGEGDVLEPDDGIVAIGSGAAYALAAARAYLDGTRFSAAKIVEKSLLIAASICVYTNDKISVMEL; encoded by the coding sequence ATGAAGAATGAGAGAATATACGGGACAACGATAATCGGTGTCAGGCGGGACGGCAAGGTGGCTTTGGGCGGCGACGGCCAGGTAACCTACGGCGAGACAGTGATCAAGAGTTCGGCGGTCAAAGTCCGTCGCCTTTATAACGATACCATTATCGCGGGCTTCGCAGGCGCCACAGCCGATGCCTTTGCCCTGTTCGAGAAATTTGAGGCCAAACTGGAGGAGTTTTCCGGCAACATGCCACGCGCCGTGGTGGAGCTTGCCAAAGACTGGCGCACGGACAAGATTCTTCGCCAGCTCGAGGCCATGCTGGTCATTATGGACAAGCAGCATTCGTATATCGTTTCCGGCGAAGGAGATGTACTCGAGCCTGATGACGGCATCGTCGCCATCGGATCCGGGGCGGCCTATGCGCTTGCGGCAGCGCGGGCCTATCTTGACGGGACCAGGTTTTCCGCCGCCAAGATAGTGGAGAAATCCCTTCTCATTGCCGCATCCATCTGCGTTTACACCAACGATAAGATAAGTGTTATGGAGTTGTGA